Proteins found in one Streptomyces sp. NBC_00461 genomic segment:
- a CDS encoding MarR family winged helix-turn-helix transcriptional regulator has protein sequence MSQGSEKATPGFLVWRLSMKWRVAVDRAVAPLGLTHAQYSLVASLYGMQRSGERPSQRRLADHTGLEPLYVSKLARTLEAAGLLERTRDPRDPRAVQLALTEQGREVTGRAIKVVQGLLQQLLEPLGGLDSPRAREFNRDLATLLDAPLDPFSDNETEQS, from the coding sequence ATGAGTCAAGGCTCCGAGAAGGCGACGCCCGGTTTCCTCGTGTGGCGCCTGTCCATGAAGTGGCGTGTGGCCGTCGACCGTGCGGTGGCGCCGCTGGGCCTCACACATGCGCAGTACTCGCTGGTGGCCTCGCTCTACGGCATGCAGCGCAGCGGAGAGCGTCCCAGCCAACGCCGCCTCGCCGACCACACCGGGCTCGAACCGCTCTACGTGTCCAAACTGGCCCGCACCCTGGAGGCGGCCGGCCTCCTGGAGCGCACCCGGGACCCCCGGGACCCGCGCGCCGTGCAGCTGGCACTCACCGAGCAGGGCCGCGAGGTCACCGGGCGCGCCATCAAGGTCGTACAGGGACTGCTGCAGCAACTGCTGGAGCCGCTCGGCGGCCTCGACAGCCCACGTGCGCGGGAGTTCAACCGCGACCTGGCGACGCTGCTCGACGCACCACTTGATCCATTCAGTGACAACGAGACGGAGCAGTCATGA
- a CDS encoding tetratricopeptide repeat protein produces the protein METTYYDHGTAAERWERARIFFDAKDYTAAARVLGGLVEEVPEQTGLRLLLARAYYHSAQLRRAEGELRVIVERDPVEHYARLMLGRTLERQGRQEEAESHLRIASALAATSSSSEDRFGLRIVSV, from the coding sequence GTGGAGACGACGTACTACGACCACGGAACAGCGGCCGAGCGCTGGGAGCGTGCGCGGATATTCTTCGACGCCAAGGACTACACCGCCGCGGCGCGTGTGCTGGGCGGGCTGGTCGAGGAGGTGCCGGAGCAGACCGGACTGCGGCTGCTGCTGGCGCGGGCCTACTACCACTCGGCCCAACTGCGGCGCGCGGAGGGCGAGTTGCGTGTCATCGTCGAGCGCGACCCGGTGGAGCACTACGCCCGGCTGATGCTCGGCCGCACGCTTGAGCGGCAGGGGCGGCAGGAGGAGGCGGAGTCGCACCTGCGCATCGCCTCGGCCCTCGCGGCGACTTCGAGCAGTTCTGAGGATCGTTTTGGTCTGAGGATCGTTTCGGTCTGA
- a CDS encoding pirin family protein — protein sequence MSNLDRAAVPALCGGRGFVVAEPVRELLSPRRVQLGESTEVRRLLPNLGRRMVGAWCFVDHYGPDDIADEPGMQVPPHPHMGLQTVSWLHEGEVLHRDSTGSLQTIRPRELGLMTSGRAISHSEESPRPHARLLHGAQLWVALPDAHRHTDPRFEHHAELPVVTAPGLKGTLILGDLDGATSPGTTYTPIVGADLALARGADVRLPLQPDFEYAVLSMSGEAHVDGVPLLPGSMLYLGCGRTELPLRVESDAGLMLLGGEPFDEELIMFWNWIGRTQEEVVQAREDWMTGSRFGEVKGYDGAPLPAPELPPLTLKPRGRVR from the coding sequence ATGAGCAATCTTGATCGCGCGGCGGTTCCCGCTCTGTGCGGCGGCCGCGGCTTCGTGGTGGCAGAACCCGTGCGTGAACTCCTCAGCCCTCGACGCGTCCAGCTCGGCGAGTCGACCGAAGTCCGCCGCCTGCTGCCCAACCTGGGCCGCCGCATGGTCGGCGCCTGGTGCTTCGTCGATCACTACGGTCCCGACGACATCGCCGACGAGCCCGGTATGCAGGTGCCGCCGCACCCCCACATGGGCCTGCAGACGGTCAGCTGGCTGCACGAGGGCGAGGTGCTGCACCGCGACTCGACCGGCAGCCTGCAGACCATCCGCCCCCGCGAACTGGGGCTCATGACCTCCGGCCGGGCGATCAGTCACTCCGAGGAGAGCCCGAGGCCGCACGCCCGGCTGCTGCACGGCGCGCAGCTGTGGGTCGCGCTCCCCGACGCGCACCGCCACACCGACCCCCGCTTCGAACACCACGCGGAACTCCCGGTCGTCACCGCGCCCGGACTCAAGGGCACGCTGATCCTCGGCGACCTCGACGGCGCGACCTCACCCGGAACGACGTACACCCCGATCGTCGGCGCCGACCTGGCCCTCGCCCGCGGCGCGGACGTACGCCTGCCGCTGCAGCCGGACTTCGAGTACGCCGTGCTGTCCATGTCCGGCGAGGCCCACGTCGACGGCGTGCCGCTGCTGCCGGGCTCGATGCTCTACCTCGGCTGCGGCCGCACCGAACTCCCGCTGCGCGTGGAGTCGGACGCCGGACTGATGCTCCTGGGCGGCGAGCCCTTCGACGAGGAACTCATCATGTTCTGGAACTGGATCGGCCGCACCCAGGAAGAGGTCGTGCAGGCCCGTGAGGACTGGATGACGGGGTCGCGATTCGGTGAGGTGAAGGGGTACGACGGGGCGCCGCTGCCAGCTCCCGAACTGCCGCCGCTGACGTTGAAGCCGCGAGGGAGGGTGCGCTGA
- a CDS encoding MarR family winged helix-turn-helix transcriptional regulator — MTTTTPTVDGRVIALAHYAGRAVLEHVVARRGLAFQQQITLRPLAIAEGPVEREDLVGQVADALKVDAADVHGVVEELIAKGLAAVDGSRLHCTDAGRELYAEVVAETGKISARIYAGIPDEELAAAGHVLALVTERANAELAALQA; from the coding sequence ATGACCACCACCACACCGACCGTCGACGGCCGCGTCATCGCCCTGGCCCACTACGCGGGCCGCGCCGTCCTGGAGCACGTCGTGGCCCGCCGCGGCCTCGCCTTCCAGCAGCAGATCACCCTCAGGCCTCTGGCCATCGCGGAAGGGCCGGTCGAGCGCGAGGACCTCGTCGGGCAGGTCGCAGACGCCCTCAAGGTCGACGCGGCCGACGTACACGGCGTCGTCGAGGAACTGATCGCCAAGGGACTGGCGGCGGTCGACGGGTCCCGGCTCCACTGCACGGACGCCGGACGGGAGCTCTACGCCGAGGTGGTCGCCGAGACCGGGAAGATCTCCGCCCGGATCTACGCCGGCATCCCGGACGAGGAGCTGGCGGCTGCCGGTCACGTGCTGGCCCTGGTGACCGAGCGGGCCAACGCTGAGCTGGCAGCACTGCAGGCCTGA